One Gammaproteobacteria bacterium genomic window carries:
- the ndk gene encoding nucleoside-diphosphate kinase has protein sequence MAVERTISIIKPDAVAKNVIGEIYNRFEKAGLRIVAARMIQLSKEMAGEFYAVHKERPFYNDLVSFMTSGPVMVQVLEGEDAIAKNREVMGATNPKDAAPGTIRADFASSIDENAVHGSDAPKTAAAEIAFFFKESELCPRIR, from the coding sequence ATGGCGGTCGAACGTACAATTTCCATTATCAAGCCCGACGCAGTGGCAAAAAACGTTATTGGTGAAATATATAACCGTTTCGAGAAAGCAGGCCTGCGCATTGTGGCAGCACGTATGATCCAGCTCAGCAAAGAAATGGCAGGCGAGTTCTACGCGGTACATAAGGAACGCCCTTTTTACAATGACCTGGTCAGCTTTATGACTTCTGGTCCGGTTATGGTGCAAGTCCTGGAAGGTGAGGACGCTATCGCCAAGAACCGTGAAGTCATGGGGGCAACCAACCCTAAAGACGCAGCTCCTGGAACTATCCGTGCGGACTTCGCGTCTAGCATAGACGAAAACGCTGTACATGGATCCGATGCCCCTAAGACAGCGGCTGCGGAAATTGCCTTCTTCTTCAAAGAAAGCGAGCTTTGTCCGCGAATTCGCTAA
- the rlmN gene encoding 23S rRNA (adenine(2503)-C(2))-methyltransferase RlmN, with amino-acid sequence MSALKINLFNLGIEGLGDYFEGIGEKRFRATQIMKWIYQRGVTDFEQMTDLSKALRARLGAEAEVCPPELALTQQSNDGTQKWLLRLDDGNCIETVYIPEQNRGTLCVSSQVGCALNCSFCSTARQGFNRNLTVGEIIGQVWHAAKTLGQFERQQSERSVTNVVLMGMGEPLLNFDAVVAAMQIMLDDNAFGLSRRRVTLSTSGVVPALDRLGKECNVALAISLHAVNDDLRDELVPINKKYPIKELMAACRRYIEDSSRKITFEYVMLQGVNDAPEHARALIKLLRGIPSKVNLIPFNPFPNSGYLCSSPDTIDRFSTILQEAGLVSITRKTRGDDIDAACGQLAGKVQDRTRRSVKMMRAVGD; translated from the coding sequence GTGTCTGCGCTAAAGATTAATCTGTTCAATCTGGGAATCGAAGGTTTAGGCGACTATTTCGAAGGAATAGGCGAAAAACGTTTTCGTGCTACCCAAATTATGAAATGGATTTATCAGCGTGGCGTGACTGATTTTGAACAAATGACAGATCTTTCAAAGGCCTTGCGCGCCCGGTTGGGTGCCGAGGCCGAGGTTTGTCCTCCTGAACTGGCTTTAACTCAGCAGTCGAACGATGGCACCCAGAAATGGCTGCTAAGGCTAGATGATGGTAACTGTATCGAGACGGTATATATTCCTGAGCAAAACCGGGGAACGCTGTGTGTTTCCTCGCAAGTCGGGTGTGCCCTCAATTGCTCGTTTTGCTCTACGGCGCGTCAGGGATTTAATCGTAATCTCACCGTAGGCGAAATCATTGGCCAGGTTTGGCATGCGGCCAAGACCTTGGGGCAATTTGAGCGTCAGCAAAGCGAACGTTCGGTTACAAATGTCGTGTTAATGGGCATGGGTGAACCGCTTTTGAACTTCGACGCCGTGGTCGCTGCCATGCAGATCATGTTGGATGACAACGCTTTCGGGTTATCCCGTCGTCGTGTAACGCTGAGCACCTCTGGCGTTGTACCTGCGCTGGATCGATTAGGTAAGGAATGTAATGTCGCCCTGGCAATATCCCTGCATGCAGTTAACGACGATCTGCGTGATGAGTTGGTTCCTATCAACAAGAAATACCCAATTAAAGAGTTGATGGCGGCGTGTCGCCGCTATATCGAAGACTCCAGTCGGAAAATTACTTTCGAATATGTAATGTTGCAAGGTGTGAATGACGCGCCCGAGCATGCGCGCGCGCTGATTAAATTGCTTCGAGGCATACCATCGAAGGTGAATTTGATTCCGTTTAACCCATTTCCTAATTCGGGCTATCTGTGCTCTTCTCCCGACACTATTGATCGTTTCTCAACGATACTCCAGGAAGCAGGACTGGTAAGTATTACGCGCAAGACACGCGGCGATGATATTGATGCGGCGTGTGGCCAGCTCGCTGGAAAGGTCCAGGATAGGACGCGACGAAGCGTCAAAATGATGAGAGCCGTAGGCGACTAA